In the Flavobacterium pallidum genome, one interval contains:
- a CDS encoding Mrp/NBP35 family ATP-binding protein, translated as MKLDRKEILKALETITVAGEGKNMVESGAIANVLTFGDEVVVDVVLHAPAMHIKKRAEDDIRKTILEKISAEAKIKINIKVEAPEKAEGNEIKGKAIPGISNIIAVASGKGGVGKSTVTANLAVTLANMGFKVGVLDADIYGPSMPIMFDVESAKPVSVTVDGKSKMKPIESYGVKILSIGFFTAPSQAVIWRGPMASKALNQMIFDADWGELDFMLIDLPPGTGDIHLSIMQSLPITGAVVVSTPQAVALADAKKGVSMFLSDSIKVPVLGIIENMAYFTPEELPDNKYYIFGQEGAKNLAEDLSVPFLGEVPLVQSIREAGDYGRPGALQTASVVETIFEEITRNVVQETVNRNENLPATEAIKITTMAGCSAVKK; from the coding sequence ATGAAACTAGACAGGAAAGAAATCCTCAAAGCCCTTGAAACCATTACGGTGGCGGGTGAAGGTAAAAATATGGTCGAAAGCGGTGCCATTGCAAACGTACTCACTTTCGGCGATGAGGTTGTCGTCGATGTCGTACTGCACGCTCCGGCGATGCATATCAAAAAACGCGCTGAAGACGACATCCGTAAAACGATACTCGAGAAAATATCTGCGGAAGCGAAAATAAAAATCAACATCAAGGTCGAAGCTCCTGAAAAAGCGGAAGGCAACGAAATTAAAGGCAAAGCCATTCCCGGGATCAGCAATATCATTGCGGTGGCCTCAGGAAAGGGCGGTGTGGGGAAATCGACTGTCACGGCGAATTTAGCGGTGACTTTAGCCAATATGGGTTTTAAAGTCGGCGTGCTCGATGCCGATATTTACGGACCTTCGATGCCGATCATGTTCGATGTCGAATCCGCAAAACCGGTTTCAGTCACCGTTGACGGCAAATCCAAAATGAAACCGATTGAAAGTTATGGTGTAAAAATCCTTTCCATCGGATTCTTCACCGCACCAAGCCAGGCCGTAATATGGCGCGGGCCTATGGCTTCAAAAGCCCTGAACCAGATGATTTTTGATGCTGATTGGGGTGAACTCGACTTCATGCTGATCGATCTTCCGCCGGGAACCGGAGACATCCACTTGTCGATCATGCAATCGCTGCCGATTACCGGAGCCGTTGTCGTGAGCACACCGCAGGCAGTAGCTTTGGCCGACGCTAAAAAAGGGGTTTCCATGTTCCTTTCAGACAGCATCAAAGTGCCTGTTTTGGGCATTATTGAAAATATGGCCTATTTCACACCGGAAGAACTGCCAGACAATAAATATTATATTTTCGGGCAGGAAGGTGCGAAAAACCTTGCAGAAGATTTAAGCGTACCGTTCCTTGGTGAAGTGCCACTTGTACAGTCTATCCGCGAAGCCGGGGATTACGGCAGGCCGGGCGCATTGCAAACCGCCTCGGTGGTCGAAACCATTTTCGAGGAAATCACCCGGAATGTCGTCCAGGAAACAGTAAACCGCAACGAAAACCTTCCCGCAACCGAAGCCATTAAGATTACGACGATGGCGGGATGTTCGGCAGTGAAAAAATAG
- a CDS encoding NAD(P)/FAD-dependent oxidoreductase has protein sequence MIKTDILIIGAGPTGLFAVFEAGLLKLHCHIIDALPQPGGQLAELYPKKPIFDIPGFPEVLAGDLVDNLMEQIKQFQPGFTLGERAETIEKLEDGTFIVTTDKGKKHHANAVAIAGGLGSFEPRKPLIEDIEFYEDKGVRYFIKNPEKFRDKRVVIAGGGDSALDWSIFLSNIASEVTLIHRRNEFRGALDSVDKVQELKNEGKIKLITPAEVTGLHGAERLEALDIDENGAHRKIETDYFIPLFGLSPKLGPIANWGLEIEKNAIKVDNALDYQTNIPGIYAIGDVNIYPGKLKLILCGFHEATLMCQSVYQRLNPGKKYVMKYTTVSGVDGFDGTRKEAEKAVVKSID, from the coding sequence ATGATTAAAACAGACATACTCATCATAGGAGCAGGCCCTACGGGACTTTTTGCCGTATTCGAAGCGGGACTGCTTAAACTCCACTGCCATATCATCGATGCGTTGCCGCAACCCGGCGGGCAACTCGCTGAACTGTATCCGAAAAAGCCGATTTTCGACATTCCCGGTTTCCCGGAAGTGTTGGCGGGCGATCTGGTTGATAACCTTATGGAACAGATCAAGCAGTTCCAACCCGGATTTACTTTGGGTGAACGCGCCGAAACAATAGAAAAACTCGAAGACGGCACTTTTATCGTCACGACCGACAAAGGCAAAAAGCACCACGCCAATGCCGTAGCCATTGCAGGTGGGCTCGGAAGTTTCGAACCGAGGAAACCTTTGATTGAAGACATCGAGTTTTACGAAGACAAAGGCGTGAGATACTTCATCAAGAATCCGGAAAAATTCCGTGACAAGCGTGTCGTGATTGCAGGTGGCGGCGACTCTGCATTGGATTGGAGTATTTTCCTGTCCAATATCGCTTCGGAAGTAACTTTGATCCACAGAAGGAATGAATTCCGTGGCGCTTTGGATTCTGTCGACAAAGTGCAGGAACTCAAAAATGAAGGAAAAATCAAATTGATTACGCCCGCTGAAGTTACCGGATTACACGGCGCAGAAAGGCTTGAGGCTTTGGATATCGATGAAAATGGTGCACACCGCAAGATTGAAACTGATTATTTTATTCCGCTGTTTGGATTGTCACCAAAACTCGGTCCCATCGCAAACTGGGGATTGGAAATCGAGAAAAATGCGATTAAAGTCGACAACGCTTTGGATTACCAAACCAACATCCCGGGCATTTACGCCATTGGCGATGTCAATATCTATCCTGGAAAACTGAAGCTGATTCTTTGTGGTTTCCATGAAGCGACATTGATGTGCCAAAGCGTGTACCAACGCCTGAATCCTGGCAAGAAATATGTGATGAAATACACCACGGTTTCCGGTGTGGATGGTTTTGACGGAACCCGTAAAGAAGCGGAGAAGGCCGTTGTGAAATCAATTGACTAA
- a CDS encoding NifU family protein, translating to MTTEELTLTVEKALEEIRPFLNSDGGDIKLIGIEDDKHVTVRLEGACTACSVNQMTLKAGVETTIKKFAPQIETVRNIA from the coding sequence ATGACAACAGAAGAACTTACCCTAACCGTCGAAAAAGCCCTTGAAGAAATCCGTCCGTTCCTGAATTCAGATGGCGGCGACATCAAGCTCATCGGTATCGAAGACGACAAACACGTCACCGTGCGCCTTGAAGGAGCCTGTACCGCGTGCAGCGTCAACCAAATGACTTTGAAGGCCGGTGTAGAAACAACCATCAAGAAATTCGCGCCGCAGATCGAGACGGTAAGGAATATAGCTTAA
- a CDS encoding acyl-CoA dehydrogenase family protein, with protein MRPDLFQAPDYYNLDELLTDEHKLVRDAAREWVKREVSPIIEDYAQKAEFPNQIIKGLADIGAFGPYIPEEYGGAGLDQISYGLIMQEIERGDSGVRSTASVQSSLVMYPIWKYGNEEQRKKYLPKLASGEFMGCFGLTEPDHGSNPGGMITNFKDMGDHYLLNGAKMWISNAPFANIAVVWAKDETGRIHGLVVERGMEGFTTPETHNKWSLRASATGELIFDNVKVPKENLLPNKSGLGAPLGCLDSARYGIAWGAIGAAMDCYDTALRYAKERIQFDKPIAGTQLQQKKLAEMITEITKAQLLTWRLGVLRNEGRATSAQISMAKRNNVNMAIEIAREARQILGGMGITGEYSIMRHMMNLESVITYEGTHDIHLLITGMDITGIAAFK; from the coding sequence ATGAGACCAGACCTTTTCCAGGCACCTGATTATTACAATCTTGACGAATTACTTACTGACGAACATAAATTGGTGCGCGACGCGGCCCGCGAATGGGTAAAGCGCGAAGTATCGCCAATCATCGAGGACTACGCCCAGAAAGCGGAATTCCCGAACCAAATCATCAAAGGCCTTGCCGATATCGGTGCTTTCGGCCCATACATTCCTGAAGAATATGGCGGCGCCGGTCTGGACCAGATTTCCTACGGACTGATCATGCAGGAAATTGAAAGAGGAGACTCGGGCGTACGTTCGACGGCTTCTGTACAGTCTTCGCTGGTGATGTACCCGATCTGGAAATACGGAAACGAAGAGCAACGCAAAAAATATTTACCAAAATTAGCTTCCGGGGAATTCATGGGCTGTTTCGGGCTTACGGAACCCGACCACGGCTCGAATCCCGGCGGCATGATTACCAATTTCAAGGATATGGGCGACCATTATCTTTTGAATGGGGCGAAGATGTGGATTTCAAATGCCCCGTTTGCGAATATTGCTGTAGTTTGGGCAAAAGACGAAACCGGACGCATCCACGGATTGGTGGTAGAGCGCGGCATGGAAGGATTTACCACTCCTGAAACGCACAACAAATGGTCGCTTCGTGCTTCAGCGACAGGCGAATTGATTTTCGACAATGTTAAAGTTCCTAAAGAAAATTTATTGCCAAACAAGTCAGGATTGGGCGCACCGCTGGGCTGCCTTGATTCAGCCCGTTATGGTATTGCATGGGGCGCTATCGGCGCGGCGATGGATTGTTATGATACGGCTTTGCGTTATGCCAAAGAGCGTATACAGTTCGACAAACCGATTGCAGGAACACAATTACAGCAGAAAAAACTGGCTGAAATGATCACTGAAATCACGAAAGCGCAATTGCTTACATGGAGATTGGGTGTTTTAAGGAATGAAGGCCGTGCGACATCGGCTCAGATTTCGATGGCGAAAAGGAACAATGTGAACATGGCGATCGAAATTGCGCGTGAAGCAAGGCAAATCCTTGGCGGCATGGGAATCACGGGAGAATATTCGATCATGAGGCATATGATGAACCTGGAATCGGTGATTACTTATGAGGGTACACACGACATCCACCTGCTGATTACCGGAATGGACATTACCGGAATTGCAGCATTCAAATAA
- a CDS encoding tRNA1(Val) (adenine(37)-N6)-methyltransferase, protein MFQFKKFSIQQDKTAMKVGTDGVLLGAWAPINNDPFSILDIGAGTGLIALMLAQRTVAEYIEALEIDNDAFEQCVENFENSPWNDRLFCFHASLDDFMEEIEDEEYDLIVSNPPFYSETVSSGNDARDQARQNNALPFSDLVEAAALLLSDVGIFSVIIPHKEENKFVALAKEHDLFPIKITRVKGTPDAEIKRSLMAFGKTEILNFPADELVIETARHQYTPEYIALTKDFYLNM, encoded by the coding sequence ATGTTCCAATTCAAGAAATTCTCCATCCAACAAGACAAAACCGCCATGAAAGTCGGTACCGACGGCGTGTTGCTTGGCGCGTGGGCTCCAATTAACAACGATCCATTCTCAATATTGGACATTGGTGCCGGAACCGGATTGATTGCATTGATGCTCGCGCAACGTACTGTTGCAGAATATATTGAAGCGCTTGAAATAGACAATGACGCGTTTGAGCAATGCGTTGAAAATTTCGAAAACTCGCCTTGGAACGACCGTTTATTTTGTTTCCATGCTTCGCTGGACGATTTTATGGAGGAAATTGAAGACGAAGAGTATGATTTGATTGTTTCCAATCCGCCATTTTACAGCGAGACTGTTTCGTCCGGAAATGATGCGCGCGACCAGGCACGGCAAAACAATGCACTTCCTTTTTCTGATCTGGTTGAAGCTGCAGCGTTATTGCTTTCTGACGTAGGGATTTTTTCGGTAATCATACCTCATAAGGAAGAAAATAAATTTGTGGCTTTGGCAAAAGAGCATGATTTATTCCCCATAAAAATCACACGCGTAAAAGGCACGCCGGATGCTGAAATCAAACGCAGCCTGATGGCATTTGGAAAAACTGAAATCCTAAATTTTCCAGCCGACGAACTCGTTATCGAAACCGCACGCCATCAATATACTCCGGAATACATTGCGTTGACTAAGGATTTTTACCTTAATATGTAG
- a CDS encoding SGNH/GDSL hydrolase family protein has product MKAITNSALSLLLFFTISCNSNDDNNEATNPLPTDPETREIKYLALGDSYTIGQSVCETCRFPEQLKAALSTQIEADYTLKIVAQTGWTTTNLKNAIAAQNPSHDYDLVTLLIGVNNQYQGMPFETYEQEFPELVNTAIMLAKGDKQHVIIVSIPDYAYTPFGQSTGDPGQISYEIDRYNNFALNYATANGIQFVNITDITREGIFNPELVTSDGLHPSQSAYAKFVERLLPKATSILE; this is encoded by the coding sequence ATGAAAGCCATCACAAACAGCGCATTATCCTTACTATTATTCTTTACTATTTCATGCAACAGCAATGATGACAATAATGAAGCAACAAATCCATTGCCAACTGACCCTGAAACCCGTGAGATTAAATACCTTGCATTAGGCGACAGTTACACTATAGGTCAAAGCGTTTGCGAAACCTGCCGCTTTCCAGAGCAATTAAAAGCGGCATTGTCCACACAAATTGAAGCCGATTATACGCTTAAAATCGTAGCGCAGACGGGTTGGACCACAACCAATCTTAAGAATGCCATCGCAGCCCAAAATCCATCACATGATTATGATTTGGTGACCTTGCTCATCGGCGTGAACAATCAATACCAGGGAATGCCTTTTGAAACATACGAGCAGGAGTTTCCGGAATTGGTCAATACTGCCATTATGCTGGCAAAAGGAGACAAGCAACATGTGATTATCGTTTCCATTCCTGATTATGCCTATACCCCTTTCGGGCAAAGCACCGGGGATCCGGGACAGATTTCTTACGAAATCGATAGGTATAATAATTTCGCCTTAAATTATGCTACGGCAAACGGGATTCAGTTTGTGAACATTACTGACATCACTAGGGAAGGCATTTTCAACCCGGAATTGGTCACTTCTGATGGCCTCCATCCTTCGCAAAGTGCTTACGCTAAATTCGTTGAACGATTGTTGCCGAAAGCCACATCTATTCTGGAATAA
- a CDS encoding 30S ribosomal protein S16 — MSVKIRLQRHGKKGKPFYWVVAADARSKRDGKYLEKIGTYNPNTNPATIELNLDSAVQWLHNGAQPTDTARAILSYKGALLKHHLDGGVRKGALTQEQADAKLATWMDEKTGKVDAKKDNLSKAQADAKAKAFKAEQEVNAKRIAAAAQAEADLIAAEEAANAPEVEEAPEVEAAAEEVTEAPAEVATEEAPAAEATTEQAAPAAEENNEEAQA; from the coding sequence ATGTCTGTAAAAATTAGACTGCAAAGACACGGAAAAAAAGGGAAGCCTTTTTACTGGGTAGTAGCCGCTGATGCGCGCTCAAAAAGAGATGGTAAATACCTTGAAAAAATCGGTACTTACAATCCAAACACCAACCCTGCAACTATCGAACTGAACCTTGACAGCGCCGTACAATGGCTGCACAATGGAGCACAGCCAACCGATACCGCAAGAGCAATCCTTTCTTACAAAGGCGCTTTATTGAAGCACCACCTTGATGGCGGCGTTCGTAAAGGAGCCCTTACGCAAGAACAGGCTGATGCGAAATTGGCTACTTGGATGGATGAGAAGACTGGTAAGGTTGATGCTAAAAAAGACAACTTGTCTAAAGCACAGGCTGATGCTAAAGCAAAAGCATTTAAAGCAGAACAGGAAGTAAACGCCAAGCGTATTGCTGCCGCTGCACAAGCTGAAGCTGACCTGATTGCTGCTGAAGAAGCTGCAAATGCACCTGAAGTGGAAGAAGCACCAGAAGTGGAAGCTGCTGCTGAAGAAGTAACTGAAGCTCCGGCTGAAGTGGCTACAGAAGAAGCACCTGCTGCTGAGGCTACAACTGAGCAAGCTGCTCCTGCTGCCGAAGAGAACAACGAAGAAGCACAAGCTTAA
- a CDS encoding 2Fe-2S iron-sulfur cluster-binding family protein — MSDIIIKITDREGQVHEVQAPTDMAMNIMELCKAYELAPEGTIGVCGGMAMCASCQCYVLNDVALPEKSDEEDAMLSEAFYVKDTSRLGCQIQITRELDGLELELAPEY; from the coding sequence ATGTCAGACATCATCATAAAAATCACCGATCGCGAAGGGCAGGTGCACGAAGTGCAGGCGCCAACAGACATGGCGATGAACATCATGGAATTGTGTAAAGCTTATGAACTCGCACCTGAAGGTACTATCGGTGTTTGCGGCGGAATGGCCATGTGCGCTTCATGCCAATGTTATGTGTTAAATGATGTGGCGCTGCCTGAAAAAAGTGACGAAGAAGATGCGATGCTTTCTGAAGCGTTTTATGTGAAAGACACCAGCCGATTGGGTTGCCAGATCCAGATTACCCGGGAATTAGACGGACTTGAACTGGAACTCGCACCGGAATATTAA
- the rimM gene encoding ribosome maturation factor RimM (Essential for efficient processing of 16S rRNA), whose amino-acid sequence MRKEDCFYLGKIAKKFSFKGEVLAYLDTDEPGLYENLESVFVEIDKHLVPFFIESSSLHKNDFLRIRFEDVKTEEEADDLMNCGIYLPLRMLPKLSGNKFYYHEVIGFDIEDKRLGIFGKIVAINDSSAQPLFEVLNGDTEILVPMIDQFLVKVDRTNNKIVMDLPEGLIEMYL is encoded by the coding sequence ATGCGTAAAGAAGATTGTTTCTATTTAGGTAAGATCGCAAAAAAATTCAGCTTTAAAGGGGAAGTCTTGGCGTATCTCGATACCGACGAACCCGGCTTATACGAAAATCTGGAATCAGTGTTTGTTGAAATAGACAAACATCTGGTTCCTTTTTTTATTGAAAGCAGTTCCCTCCATAAAAACGACTTCCTGCGCATCCGTTTTGAGGATGTGAAAACCGAAGAGGAAGCCGACGACCTTATGAACTGCGGCATTTACCTTCCTTTGCGGATGTTGCCGAAACTATCGGGCAACAAATTCTACTACCACGAAGTCATCGGGTTTGACATTGAGGACAAACGTCTTGGCATCTTTGGAAAAATCGTTGCCATTAACGACAGTAGCGCACAACCACTTTTCGAAGTATTAAATGGTGATACGGAAATCCTCGTTCCGATGATTGATCAATTTCTCGTAAAAGTCGATCGTACCAATAACAAAATCGTGATGGATTTGCCAGAGGGTTTGATTGAAATGTATCTTTAA
- a CDS encoding LysE family transporter produces MGYSLPLFLGFLTASFGITPPGLINMTAAKVSLNEGRNRALIFALGATLVVLVQTFIGVIFARFIDENPYIVIMLREAGLIVFTILTIYFFFFAKKPKEAQEESKLHSKKSRFFLGMLLSALNFFPIPFYVFISVTLASYHYFVFELPFIYTFVVGSGLGAFFAFYCYIAFFKKMESRTAFILHNMNYIIGSVTGLISIITLVNVLLYYLN; encoded by the coding sequence ATGGGTTATTCGCTGCCTTTGTTCCTCGGATTCCTTACAGCTTCCTTCGGCATCACGCCGCCGGGGCTGATCAATATGACGGCGGCGAAAGTGAGCCTCAACGAAGGCCGCAACCGGGCTTTGATTTTCGCGCTTGGCGCCACCCTTGTAGTTTTGGTACAAACGTTCATCGGCGTCATTTTCGCAAGATTCATCGACGAAAATCCGTATATCGTGATCATGCTGCGCGAAGCCGGGCTCATTGTTTTCACGATACTGACCATTTACTTTTTCTTTTTCGCCAAAAAGCCCAAAGAGGCCCAGGAAGAAAGTAAGCTGCACAGTAAAAAAAGCCGTTTTTTTCTCGGCATGCTGCTTTCAGCGCTAAATTTCTTCCCGATTCCGTTTTACGTTTTCATCAGCGTAACCTTGGCATCATATCATTATTTTGTTTTTGAATTGCCGTTCATTTATACGTTTGTTGTCGGATCAGGATTGGGCGCTTTCTTTGCCTTTTACTGTTACATTGCCTTTTTTAAGAAAATGGAATCCCGCACGGCATTCATACTGCACAACATGAACTATATTATTGGTTCGGTTACGGGACTGATTTCGATTATCACTTTGGTCAACGTCCTTCTCTATTACCTTAATTAA
- a CDS encoding MGMT family protein — protein sequence MAADDNFFDKVYAVARQIPYGKVTSYGAIAKAIGSGRSARMVGWAMNNCPEDVPAHRVVNRVGLLTGKHHFDGTNLMQQLLESEGVEVEDNQIVDFEKYLWKPEVQ from the coding sequence ATGGCCGCGGACGATAATTTTTTTGACAAAGTCTATGCCGTCGCCAGGCAGATCCCGTACGGGAAAGTGACCTCGTATGGCGCCATCGCAAAGGCCATCGGCAGCGGGCGTTCCGCCCGGATGGTGGGCTGGGCGATGAACAATTGCCCTGAGGATGTGCCGGCACATCGCGTGGTAAACCGTGTTGGCCTGCTTACCGGAAAACATCATTTTGACGGGACGAATCTCATGCAGCAGCTTTTGGAAAGTGAAGGCGTTGAAGTCGAGGATAACCAGATTGTTGATTTTGAGAAATATTTGTGGAAACCTGAGGTGCAGTAG
- a CDS encoding DUF6252 family protein, whose product MKKIVSLLLILVAFSSCETDVKFSDPGLQGRKDNLIWRADLTTASFTTTDPVDPSIGELTITAYKGLEEVTLKMPFVVSAGVMNNNPLEFSYGYDAAHPENDDDIVVSYSYEDNGVTLEYITGMGYNVGAQQRGNAQIVITSYDPVKGTISGNFKFNAKYQGTSDIVPENVNFQEGAFYNIQRQ is encoded by the coding sequence ATGAAAAAAATAGTATCTCTGTTGTTGATTTTAGTTGCTTTTTCTTCTTGTGAAACGGATGTAAAGTTCAGCGATCCGGGGCTTCAGGGCAGAAAAGACAATTTAATATGGAGAGCAGATCTTACCACAGCTTCTTTCACAACTACAGATCCCGTTGACCCTAGTATTGGCGAGTTGACCATAACTGCTTATAAGGGGTTGGAGGAAGTTACCCTAAAGATGCCTTTCGTGGTTTCGGCAGGAGTAATGAATAATAATCCATTGGAGTTCAGTTACGGATATGATGCAGCACATCCTGAAAATGATGATGATATTGTGGTGTCTTATTCTTATGAAGATAACGGCGTGACACTGGAGTATATTACAGGTATGGGTTATAATGTAGGAGCGCAGCAAAGAGGCAATGCACAAATCGTAATCACATCATATGATCCTGTTAAAGGAACAATAAGCGGTAACTTTAAATTCAATGCGAAGTATCAGGGCACAAGTGATATTGTTCCGGAGAATGTGAATTTTCAGGAAGGCGCATTTTACAATATCCAAAGGCAGTAA
- a CDS encoding ferritin-like domain-containing protein: protein MQLNHPKLIDLLKKAYSAEKAAAFAYKGHAGSVKDISEKNEIRQIERDEWFHRQEVLQIMNDYGIKISGWYELKFHVIGKVISGSCYIIGWFMPFYFAGRLESGNVCEYFRMKQYFNSLGITKYDQMLYDMGMKEKEHEVYFLEKIKTNKFLPYYEKYFSWGNNSFNNIDLDKKYPVENSDHYCKKE from the coding sequence ATGCAGCTTAATCATCCGAAATTAATTGATCTGCTTAAAAAAGCGTATTCCGCTGAAAAAGCCGCAGCCTTCGCTTACAAGGGGCATGCGGGTTCGGTAAAGGACATTTCAGAGAAGAATGAAATCCGCCAGATTGAACGCGATGAGTGGTTTCACAGGCAAGAAGTGCTGCAGATTATGAATGATTACGGCATAAAAATTTCGGGATGGTATGAATTAAAATTTCATGTCATCGGGAAAGTCATTTCAGGCAGCTGTTATATCATTGGCTGGTTTATGCCTTTTTATTTTGCCGGAAGGCTCGAAAGCGGAAATGTTTGCGAGTACTTTCGGATGAAACAGTATTTCAATTCCCTCGGCATCACGAAATACGACCAGATGCTTTATGATATGGGCATGAAGGAAAAAGAGCATGAAGTTTATTTCCTTGAGAAAATAAAAACCAATAAATTCCTGCCTTATTACGAGAAATATTTTTCATGGGGGAACAACAGTTTCAACAACATCGACCTTGATAAAAAATACCCGGTAGAAAATTCAGATCATTACTGCAAAAAAGAGTAA